From the Nodularia sphaerocarpa UHCC 0038 genome, the window GCTACTGCTAGTAACCACAGCACTTGTCCATTAATTAAGTTACCGGTGGGGTTTTGCAGACTCACTGGGGGGTAAGACCACCAACCTGCTTGGGCGGGGCCACCAGGGACTAAGAAACTGGCCATTAACAGTGTTCCGACCACCGGCACCATCCAAAAGGCGACGGCGTTGAGTCGGGGAAATGCCATATCTCGCGCCCCAATCATTAGGGGGACTAGATAGTTAGCAAAGCCGACTAGGGAGGGAAATGTCCACAAAAACAGCATGATAGTGCCGTGCATGGTGAACATTCCGTTGTATACTGTGCGGTCAACTAGGTCTGATTCGGGTGTAATTAGTTCTCCCCGAATTACCATTGCGAAGATACCGCCGACGAGAAAGAAGATAAATGAGGTGACAAGGTACTGTATACCTATTACCTTGTGGTCGGTGCTAAAGCTGAAGTATGTTTTCCAGTCACTTGGCTTCTCACCAGGGTGACTGATGCCTGCAACAGGGATATTTGTCATCGGTGAGTTTCCTATGAACCAGGATAATTTACGAGAGGAGATGGCGCAGGTGCTACGGTAGTCCAACCAGTTTTGACTGACTGACTAGCTGCTTGGGCATACTCGGAGGCTGCTTGATTGGGGGCTGGGGCGGGTCTTTGGGTTGCCGCGTGGGTTAGCCATTGGTGGTAGTCTTCGGGAGATTCTACGACTACATTGGCTTGCATGGTGGCAAAGTATGTACCGCTATATTGGGAGTCGGTTAAGCTATACTTTCCTGTACGGATGGGGGTAAATTCAAAGTCTATGGTGTGGTTGGGAATTATATCCTGCTTGAGGCGGAATGCAGGAATATAGAAGCCATGCAACACGTCTTCTGATTTTAGTGCTAAACGTACCCGGCGATCGCTTGGTAAATGCAATTCTGTACTGGTAACGTTTCTTTCAGGGTAGTGAAACACCCACGCCCATTGTTTAGCCAGTACGTCAATGTTTTCTACAGGTTCGTCCAAGGCTGGCACTGGTTCATCTTTTGGTGCTGCATAAGCCGATTCCATACCCACAGGATTATGCAAATGTACCAGTTCCATCGGCCCTTGAATTCCCATTTGTTCGTAGACTTGATAGCTATAGTTAGCAATCCACAGCACTAACATAATAGGAATAGCTGTCCAGACAACTTCTAAGGCGATATTACCCTCAATGTGGGGACCATCTGTGAAGTCGCCTTCTTCCGCCCGATGGAAAATCAGGGAATACATCAGAGTGCTGGTTACGCCCAAAAAGATGAAGGAACCCAGAGTTACTAAGAAGCTAATCAAATCATCAATTAGCACAGATTCTGCTGCTGCTTGGGGGGGAAGCCATGTATAAGCCTGCTGTCCTATCCAGAGACTGGTGACAGTCACAATAGCTACACCCACAAACACGGTGAAAATATTGAAAATCTTCCGCATTTCCATAATTGTTAGTCATTAGTGTTAGTCATGAGTCATTAATCGAAAATGACCAACATTGGTTACTTCAACATTATGTTGAGGTCTTCACCGATTCTCAGTAAGCTATCTGCTGTATTATGTACGCCAAATTCAGCCGCCATTTGTGCGCCTAGTGTACCGTGGACATACATAATCAACATGACTGCCACACCTATGGCGAGATAACTCCACTGCACTTGTTGGTCTGCGTCTTCACTCCAAACAAAGCGCTGCCATCCTCTCCAAATGGTCATGCCACAAATCAGCGCTAGTAAGAATACGCCACCAACACCATGCCAAATCATGGTTTCCATTGCCTGCATTCCCCAGGCACTTTTGACTGCGGCTGGTGGTGTTGCCAACAGCATTTCATAAAAGCCTGCTGCGACGGTGAAAATAGTAATAATGCTCGAACCTACCATGTTGTACCAGCCCACATCAAACAAGTTGGCTGGTTCTACAGGAATGGCTAAAGACTTGAAGATCCATTTTTGGAAGGGGAAGAGTTTACCCACAATATCAAAGGTAATCCCAATGATGAATAAACCCAAAGTCAGATGGACTAAGTTGGGATGAATGGGAATGGAGTATGGTAAACCATTTGCGCCCAATTGTCCGCTTAATTGATCAATCAGTTCCGAGTTCATGGCAAGATACCTTCCTTGACTGCTTCAACAACTGGTACTGTATGCAGTCCATATACCCAAACCAGTTGATCTCCGAGATATACTTGCACGCCTACAATAACGGTCAAAAATAACCCAGCTAACATATAATTACCCGGCAATTTTTGAGGATCACGGCTACGAATTACATAGCGCCAAGCTGTAATTGAGGCGATAATTCCTGATAGCGACCAACCAACCAATGTATGTACGTTCAACACTGATTTCACTAGGTCGTAAGGTTGTGCTAAACCTGCTTCAAATTGACCAAAAATAATCGCTACGAAGATGGCGATGGTAGCCACAAACATATTCCACCAACTCACCTCAAAAAGTTGAGTTTTACCAGTAAAATAGCCTAGTATATCGCAGAAGAATGCAAACAATACCATCGCGATTACGAAGTGGACAACGATGGGGTGCATCGTATCTGGATACGGCAAATTATGGTCATTCAATGATGTCAGATACTCAAGCATTGTGTTCTCCTGGACATATCTATTGCACCTCAATCGTCAATATTGACAGCCCTCACACCACTACAATTACTTACCCTTGACCAGAGTTTATACGGCTACACTTAGCGAAATCTGGTCAATGTGAATATATACTCCTGCTGCGTCTTTACTGTGGTGACAACGCGATGCAGTTACTATTTATCATCAATGATTAATTTCAATTTATTTGTTCATGTCGATCATCTACAACAGCAATTTTTAATTTATCTAACAAAACTGCTGTGTTCTGTTTGATTTGTGTCATATATATTTTAGCTTAAAGTT encodes:
- a CDS encoding DUF2231 domain-containing protein encodes the protein MLEYLTSLNDHNLPYPDTMHPIVVHFVIAMVLFAFFCDILGYFTGKTQLFEVSWWNMFVATIAIFVAIIFGQFEAGLAQPYDLVKSVLNVHTLVGWSLSGIIASITAWRYVIRSRDPQKLPGNYMLAGLFLTVIVGVQVYLGDQLVWVYGLHTVPVVEAVKEGILP
- a CDS encoding DUF2231 domain-containing protein; the protein is MNSELIDQLSGQLGANGLPYSIPIHPNLVHLTLGLFIIGITFDIVGKLFPFQKWIFKSLAIPVEPANLFDVGWYNMVGSSIITIFTVAAGFYEMLLATPPAAVKSAWGMQAMETMIWHGVGGVFLLALICGMTIWRGWQRFVWSEDADQQVQWSYLAIGVAVMLIMYVHGTLGAQMAAEFGVHNTADSLLRIGEDLNIMLK
- a CDS encoding cytochrome c oxidase subunit II, whose protein sequence is MEMRKIFNIFTVFVGVAIVTVTSLWIGQQAYTWLPPQAAAESVLIDDLISFLVTLGSFIFLGVTSTLMYSLIFHRAEEGDFTDGPHIEGNIALEVVWTAIPIMLVLWIANYSYQVYEQMGIQGPMELVHLHNPVGMESAYAAPKDEPVPALDEPVENIDVLAKQWAWVFHYPERNVTSTELHLPSDRRVRLALKSEDVLHGFYIPAFRLKQDIIPNHTIDFEFTPIRTGKYSLTDSQYSGTYFATMQANVVVESPEDYHQWLTHAATQRPAPAPNQAASEYAQAASQSVKTGWTTVAPAPSPLVNYPGS